GCCCGCCGAACTCTCGCGCCTCATGTCGTCGCTGCGCTTCCTGCGCCAGCTCGCCGCCGACGACGCCGCACTCCACATGATGCAGGACCCCGACATCGCCCGCTGGGGCGTGCGCGCCGCGCCGTGGGACCAGCGCCTCACCCTCGATGCGACCGCCATGGCCCTGCTCACCCTCGTCGAAACCCTCGACCGCGCCGCGCAGACGAGATAGAGAGATTCACCGCGGAGGACGCGGAGTGCGCGGAGTGGTGCTCGTGCAATCCGCTCTATCTCCTCTCCGCTCCCCCTCCTGTCGAGCGCAGCGTGATGGGAGGGGCCAGGGGAGGGCTACCCAGACTCCGGGCTTCCCTCCTCAACCTCTGCCTTTCTCTTCTCTCGCTCTCATCGCTTCGCGACAGGAAGGGGGGCTGGACACCAAGACCGCTCTTTTCCCCTCAGAACAACCCCATCTGCCCGCTCACATCCGGCCTGCGGAAGTTCGCGCTCGACAGCGAGCGCACCTCCCTGTTCAGCCCGTAGCGCCGCGTGAACACATCGAAGTTCTGGGCGATCTGCGCCGTGAAGTGGCTGCGCCCGCGATACCGATTCTTCTTCGCGTCGTACAACTTGCCGCCGTGCGCCTCGCGCAGCATCGCCTCGACGCGCCCGGCGCGCTCCGGGTGCACATTCCGCCCCAGCCACTCGAAGAACACCTCTTTCAACTGATAGGGCAGGCGCAGCAGCACCCACGCCGCCCGCTTCGCGCCCGCCTCGGCGACCGCTTCCAGGATCGCCGGCAACTCCACATCCGTCAGCCCCGGGATGATCGGCGCGACATTCACCGACACCGGGATCCCCGCCGCGCTCAGCTCGCGGATCGCGCGCAGGCGCCCGCTAGGCGACGACGCGCGGGGCTCGATCCGTCTCGCCAGGTCCGGGTCGAGCGTCACCAGCGTGATCGTCACCCGCCCCGCGTGCATCGACGCGAGTCTCGACCACAGGTCGGTGTCGCGCAGCACGAGCGCGCTCTTGGTCATCGTGGTGACGGGCTGGCCGCAGTCGGCCATGACCTCGAGACACGCGCGCGCGATGCGCATCGAGTGCTCGATGGGCTGATAGATGTCCGTGATCGCCGACATGACGATCGGCTCGGGCTTCCAGCGGGCCGACGCGAGTTCCTTCTTGAGGAGTTCCGGGGCGTCGGGCTTGGCGACGAGTTTGGTCTCGAAGTCCAGCCCGCTGCTGAACCCCAGGTACTCGTGGTAGGGCCTGGCGAAGCAGTACACGCACCCGTGCTCGCACCCGCGGTACGGGTTGACCGTCCAGTCGAAGGGCACATCGCTCGTCCGCGCAACCTTGTTGATGATGGTCTGCGTGCGATCGCGGAAGACCTGGCGTTCGACCCTGCGGAGCGTGCCGTCGCCCTCTTCGCGCTCGACGATCTGGCGGTCGAGTTCCTCGCCCAGGACATGCAGTCGGACGGTCTCGAACCGGTTGCCCGGGTTCAGCCCCGCCCCACGCCGGTGCGCCGGCCCGCCCTCGAGCGCGTCGCGGTACGAATAGTCGGCGTCGTTCATACCAAACAAAATACAAACCATCAGCGGGAGTCAACCCGTCTCACGCCCCCCCGGATGCCCCGTGCCGCGTGCCGCGTGCCTTCCCTCCTACCCTTCACCCGATGCCCTCCCCCACGACAACGATCCCCCAGACCGAAGGCGACATCCGCACCGTCTCCTTCGTCTCGCTGGGCTGCCCCAAGAACCTCGTCGACTCCGAGAAGATGCTCGGCCTCCTCGCCGAGGACGGGCTGCTGCCCATCTCCCACGACTCCGACCAGCCCGCCGACGCGATCGTGGTCAACACCTGCGGCTTCCTCGAAGCGTCCAAGCAGGAATCCCTCTCCGTCATCCACGAGGCCCTCGAGAAGAAGTCCCGCGGAGAGGTCAAGCGCGTCATCGTCGCCGGCTGTCTCGTGCAGCGCCATCGCGCGAAGATCCTCGAGTGGGCGCCCGGCGTCGACGCCATGATCGGCGTGTTCGACCGCGACAAGATCGTCGACGCGGTCCGCGGCGAGCGCAGCGCACGCGACACCCTGGACAGCGCGCCCAAGCCGACTTATTGGATCGAGGCGAACGCGCTCACCGCCGCCAAGACCCGCGGCATCAACACCACCGGACTCACCGTGCAGGGCAAGGACGGCAAGGGCGTCGGCTACTTCGAGTCCGACTCGGCGCGCCTCCGGCTCACGCCGCGACACTACGCCTACCTGCGCATCTCCGAGGGCTGCAACCAGCGCTGCGCCTTCTGCACGATCCCCTCGATCCGCGGCAAGATGCGCTCCAAGCCCGTCGAGCGCATCCTCGATGAAGTGAGAGAACTCCTCGCCGACGGCGCCTTCGAGATCTCCCTCATCGGCCAGGACACCACCTCCTACGGCGACGACATCGGCTGCGGCTTCGACCGCGCCAACGCCAAGCACTCACGCGATTTCGTGGGCATGGGCGGGCTGCCCATGCTCCTCGCGAAGATCGACGAGACCGTCACCAAGCAGGTCGGTCCGGGCGGCGCGTGGGTCCGGCTCATGTACGCCTACCCCTCGACCTTCACCGACGAGATGATCGACGCGCTCGCGTCGCTCCCGAACCTCGTCAAGTACATCGACATCCCTCTGCAGCACGCGTCGGACAACATGCTCACCGGCATGCGCCGGCATGTGCGCGCCGCCCAGCAGCGCGAACTCATCGAGAAACTGCGCGAGCGCATCCCGGGCATGGCGATCCGCACGACCTTCATCACCGGCTTCCCGGGCGAGACCGAGGACGACCACCGGCAACTCCTCGAGTTCATCGACGACATGCGCTTCGACATGCTCGGCGTGTTCGAGTACTCCCACGAGGACGGCACGCCCGCCGGCACGATGGAGGAAGACCCCGCCCTCGCCGTCCCGCCCGAGGTGAAGGCCCGGCGCAAGGACGAGATCATGTCGCTGCAGCGCGACATCGCGTTCGAGCAGGCCGCGTTCCTCGCCGAGCAGTTCGACCCGGCCGACCCCGAGAACACGGGCGTGCGCTTCGATGTGCTCATCGACGAGCCCGCTCCTGATGTCGAAATCGCCGGGGGCACGGGCAACGCGCAGGTGTATCGCGGGCGCGCGTACTTCCAGTCGCCGCAGATCGACTCGGTGACCTTCGTCGCGTCGAACCAGCGCCTCTCGCCGGGCGAACTCGTCCGCTGCACGGTGGTGGGTTCCGACGGCTACGACCTGATCGCGCGCCCCAGCGCCGACCTCGAGAAGCGCATGTCGCTTCCCGTCATGCGATAAGGTCGCTCAGCGGCGCCGGTTGTTGAACGAGTACCCGCCGATCTGGCGGTGCATGTAGTCCGGGGCGCTGATGATGAGCGAGTTGTTGTGGAGCCGGATCGTCCCGCCCGTCCCGCCGTTGACGACCCACTGCTCGGGCTCGACGAGGGTGGTGATGAGCGTGATGATCTCCTGCGCACGCTCCTCGGAGTCCGGCTCGACATCGTTCTGATCGTTGACCTGGAACACGCCGCGCCCGCCGCCGCCGCCACCGCCTCCGGAGCCCTGCTGGAGCACGGCGTCGAGGTCGAGCTGGGGCACCTCGGTGAAGTTCGGGATCACGAAGACCAGGTCGTTGATGTCGTAGATCTGCAGTCGCTTGCGCGAGTTCAGACGCTCCTTGGGCCCGACCTCGATAATGCCGTCCTCGGTGAGCTGCCAGCTCGCCTCGTTGAACTCATCGCCGACGCGCTCGAGCACGGAGTTGAGGATCGAGAGGATCGTCGCGTTCCGGGCCTTGAGCGACACGGTGGCCTCGGCGTCGAGCCCGACCGGGTTCCGCGAGTCCATCCACTTGATGTCGAGGGGCAGTTCGCCCGCCTGCTCGAGGAACAGCAGCACGTCCTCGAGTCGCGAATCCTCGAGCGTGAGCGTCAGGCGCTGGTTCAGCAGGCGCAGCGTCTGCTCGCGCGGGTCGACGGTCTTCGCGGCGCGGGTTCGCACCTCGCCGTTGGTCCTCGTGGCCTGCTGTGCGAGGGCCGCGTGCGACGCGATCGCGATCGCGCCGAGCGCCGTGAGTGCCTGGATCGTCCTCGGGTTGAATCGTGCCATCGTCGCTCCCCGTCGCTTCGGAACCTTCATGAAAGAACCGGACTTCCCACTACCCTACGCCCCCGGCCCCGGGCGGTTGCTCATCGATCCGGCGGACGCCCTGGCGCCCCCGGGCCCCCGGCGCCCCCGCCGCCCGCATCCTCATCCCCGGCTGTAGATCCCCCTCGCCCGGATCTCACGCACCACCGCCGGGGGCAGCACCCGGTCGAGCTCGGGCGAGTTCGGCCCTTCCTTGAGCAGCGCCTCGCGGATGCGCGTCGCCTCGGCGTCGATCACCGGCACCTCCACCACGCGTTCGCGCCACTCCGCGAGCTCCTCGGGCGTCCAGTGGGGCTCCATCGCGCGCATCAGCCGGTCGACGGTCTCCATCGGCGTGCGCAGCATCACCAGGGGCTCGGCGATGCGGATGATCTCTCGCGGCTCACGCCACTTGTGGAACTGCACCGCCTGATCCGCCCCGATCAGCAGACGCAGCGTCACGCCCTCGCCCAGCTCACGACGCATGTATCGCAGCGAATCCAGCGTGTAGCTCGGCTTGCGAGGGTGCAGCTCGTCGACCGCGTCACTCTCCCTCGCGCGATCGAGCTCGAGCGTCGCGACCGCGGCGCTCGTCTCGCCCACATCCAGCAGCGCCAGACGGAGCATCTCCACCCGATCCGAATCGCTCGCCAGCGGGTTGTCTTTCTTGAGGGGCGAGAGCGCCGCAGGGACATACAGCAGCCAGTCCGCGCCGACCTTCCGGCGCACCAGCGTGGGCAGCGCGATGTGCCCCTTGTGCGGCGGATCGAATGTCCCGCCGAACACAAGGACCGTCTTCACCCGCCCGGGAACGGGCAGCGGGCCGACAGGGATCGCGAGCAAGGCGGCGGCGTTCGTCACGCGGGGCTCCAATAAGGGCCGATCTCGACCCGACGCCCGGGCGTCTCACACCCGGCCTCGGTGTCTTCGCGAAACGGTAGCACCGGGAGGCGCCCCCGACAGTTAATCGCGCGCGGCGCCTTCGAGCAGCATCAGGGGCCCGTTCATCAGTTCAGGCGCGTCCCCGAAACGGTCAACCGTCAGGTGCTCATTGACCGTGTAAACCTCGTCGGCGCGCAGGCCCTCGGCGAGCACCCGGCCGTCGCCAGTCAGCACCCGATAGGTCGGCTCACCGCGACCGGAGACGATCTCGATGCGATAGGTCCTGCCGCGCATCTCTCCGAGCAGCCCGGCCAGATCCCGGCGTGCCTCCGGCTGGATCGGGGGCGCCGTCGCGAGCGACGCATCCGGGAGCGAAACACCCTGGCTGGCCGACGACGGTCCGGGCTCGGCGAGCATCGCCACCAGCACGAACGCGCCCGCCATGCCGGACGCCACGCCCACCTTCACCAGCGTCGCGCGAAGCCGGGCACGCGACGCCGGCGCCGGGGCCGAAACCGTCACCGGCACTCCCCCGCCGCAGCCGCAGCGCGTGCAGTCTCCGCCGCAGGAACCCTTCCGCGATGGCGCCTCGTGTGTCATGCAAGACTCATCGGCGCATTCGGCCAGCGACTCACGCCCGTCTCGCCCGATGGGCACGGCTCCCCCCGTGGATGCGTGCGGCCCGCCCGATATACTCCCGCGTCCTCGACCCGCGGCCCTGGCCGCGACCGTCCGTTTCTCAGCCGGCCCCATCGTCTAGTCTGGTCCAGGACGTCACCCTTTCAAGGTGAAGACACGGGTTCGAATCCCGTTGGGGTCATTCGGTCTTTGTGCGGTAATCCGCACAAAGCCCTTTCCTGCGGCCTCGCTGGCTGCTTTCGCGGGGCCTGCTTTCCGAGTCTTCAACGCAAAGAGCCCCGCGGCAGCACCGCGGGGCTCTTGTTCGATCCGAATCAGCTTCGACCAGCGCGATCAGTCGCGACGCCGACGGGCCACGCCCAGCGCGCCCAGCGCCAGGATCACCGCGGCGCCGGGGGCCGGCACGGCGGCGCGGGGCGCCGCGACTCCGAAGAACGACAGGATGTTGTTGAGGTCGGAGAAGTTCACCAGCCCGTCGGCGTTGGTGTCGCCCTGGCGGAAGGTCCCCATCGTGCCGAAGCCCGAGAGGACGATGTTGAGGTCGGCGAAGTTGATCACGCCGTCGTAGTTCAGGTCGGCGAAGTGGCGCACGCCGACTCGGTACGAGGTCGGGTTGATCTCGGTCCACCAGCGGTGATCGCTGTCGGCGAGCGTCGGGAAGAGGATGGAGTCGAAGTCGCCGCTGATGGTGCCCGTGGTCGTGGTGGCGATGGTCCACGCGTTGTTCCAGGTCGGCTCGAAGGCGCCGACGGGAGACAGGTCGAGCGTGCCGCCGAGCGTCGCGTTGCCGGTGATGGCGAGGCGCCCGGCGCCGGTGTTCGCGCCGCCGGAGAGTTCAACGGTGAGCACGCCGCCGGAGGCCTGCTCGAATCCGTTGACGAACTCGATGCGCCCGTTGGTCCCGACGACGAGGTCGGCGCTGTTGGTGTGCACGCCGGCGGTGGTAACGCGGAGGGCGCTGGAGTTCTGCGCTTCGAGCGTGCCGTTGTTGACGAATGAGCTGGGGTTGATGGTGAGCGTTCGTCCGGCGGCCTGGGCGGAGATCAGGCCGTCG
This Phycisphaeraceae bacterium DNA region includes the following protein-coding sequences:
- a CDS encoding nicotinate-nicotinamide nucleotide adenylyltransferase, with protein sequence MTNAAALLAIPVGPLPVPGRVKTVLVFGGTFDPPHKGHIALPTLVRRKVGADWLLYVPAALSPLKKDNPLASDSDRVEMLRLALLDVGETSAAVATLELDRARESDAVDELHPRKPSYTLDSLRYMRRELGEGVTLRLLIGADQAVQFHKWREPREIIRIAEPLVMLRTPMETVDRLMRAMEPHWTPEELAEWRERVVEVPVIDAEATRIREALLKEGPNSPELDRVLPPAVVREIRARGIYSRG
- the rimO gene encoding 30S ribosomal protein S12 methylthiotransferase RimO; amino-acid sequence: MPSPTTTIPQTEGDIRTVSFVSLGCPKNLVDSEKMLGLLAEDGLLPISHDSDQPADAIVVNTCGFLEASKQESLSVIHEALEKKSRGEVKRVIVAGCLVQRHRAKILEWAPGVDAMIGVFDRDKIVDAVRGERSARDTLDSAPKPTYWIEANALTAAKTRGINTTGLTVQGKDGKGVGYFESDSARLRLTPRHYAYLRISEGCNQRCAFCTIPSIRGKMRSKPVERILDEVRELLADGAFEISLIGQDTTSYGDDIGCGFDRANAKHSRDFVGMGGLPMLLAKIDETVTKQVGPGGAWVRLMYAYPSTFTDEMIDALASLPNLVKYIDIPLQHASDNMLTGMRRHVRAAQQRELIEKLRERIPGMAIRTTFITGFPGETEDDHRQLLEFIDDMRFDMLGVFEYSHEDGTPAGTMEEDPALAVPPEVKARRKDEIMSLQRDIAFEQAAFLAEQFDPADPENTGVRFDVLIDEPAPDVEIAGGTGNAQVYRGRAYFQSPQIDSVTFVASNQRLSPGELVRCTVVGSDGYDLIARPSADLEKRMSLPVMR
- a CDS encoding PA0069 family radical SAM protein — encoded protein: MNDADYSYRDALEGGPAHRRGAGLNPGNRFETVRLHVLGEELDRQIVEREEGDGTLRRVERQVFRDRTQTIINKVARTSDVPFDWTVNPYRGCEHGCVYCFARPYHEYLGFSSGLDFETKLVAKPDAPELLKKELASARWKPEPIVMSAITDIYQPIEHSMRIARACLEVMADCGQPVTTMTKSALVLRDTDLWSRLASMHAGRVTITLVTLDPDLARRIEPRASSPSGRLRAIRELSAAGIPVSVNVAPIIPGLTDVELPAILEAVAEAGAKRAAWVLLRLPYQLKEVFFEWLGRNVHPERAGRVEAMLREAHGGKLYDAKKNRYRGRSHFTAQIAQNFDVFTRRYGLNREVRSLSSANFRRPDVSGQMGLF